In Microcoleus sp. FACHB-672, one DNA window encodes the following:
- a CDS encoding GNAT family N-acetyltransferase, translating into MTVLIRRPYLGKTDLKAITELVNSCETVGQLDKDTSIAHLPLQLDEPSFDKARDLRLWEDDTGTLMGFGQISMPEAKEAIDGYLYFYVHPKAHEDRLETDIIRWSERRMLEVTKERRLPAKLRSSSRDDITDRIAVLEQHQFKVDRHFLTMTCRLDRAIPAPQLSAGFTLRPLGGDRDMEAWVECFNDSFIDHWNHHDLTVATLKHWLSDPHYRADLNLITLAPDGKLAAFCYAGISPEENSESGRNEGWIHWLGTGPSFRKLGLGRALLLAAMHQLKAAGVGTVKLAVDADSMTGARRLYDSVGFEPVQTWLSYVKPV; encoded by the coding sequence ATGACAGTTCTAATCAGACGCCCCTACTTGGGCAAAACCGATCTCAAAGCGATTACTGAGTTAGTTAATAGCTGTGAAACAGTTGGTCAACTAGATAAAGATACCTCCATTGCCCACTTACCACTGCAACTCGATGAACCCTCATTTGATAAAGCGCGGGATCTGCGTTTGTGGGAAGACGACACCGGCACACTGATGGGGTTTGGACAGATATCAATGCCGGAAGCAAAAGAAGCCATCGATGGCTACCTCTATTTTTACGTTCACCCCAAGGCACACGAAGATCGTCTAGAAACGGATATTATCCGTTGGAGTGAGAGGCGAATGTTGGAAGTGACAAAAGAGCGAAGACTGCCGGCAAAGTTGCGAAGCAGCAGCCGCGATGACATCACAGATCGGATCGCAGTCCTAGAACAGCACCAGTTTAAGGTTGATCGCCACTTCTTAACAATGACGTGCCGGCTAGATCGGGCCATTCCAGCACCGCAATTATCCGCCGGTTTCACCCTGCGTCCCCTAGGCGGTGACAGAGATATGGAAGCATGGGTGGAGTGTTTCAATGACTCATTTATTGATCACTGGAACCACCACGACTTAACGGTGGCAACGCTGAAGCATTGGTTGAGCGATCCCCACTACCGGGCAGATTTAAATTTGATTACTTTAGCACCAGATGGTAAGCTGGCTGCCTTTTGCTATGCCGGCATTAGTCCAGAAGAGAATAGCGAAAGCGGACGTAACGAAGGCTGGATTCATTGGTTGGGTACGGGGCCCAGCTTCCGCAAGTTGGGGTTGGGAAGGGCGCTGTTACTAGCGGCAATGCATCAGTTAAAAGCTGCCGGTGTGGGTACAGTGAAACTGGCAGTTGATGCGGATAGCATGACAGGTGCAAGGCGGCTTTATGACTCGGTGGGATTTGAGCCGGTTCAAACGTGGCTATCTTATGTGAAGCCGGTGTAA
- a CDS encoding hybrid sensor histidine kinase/response regulator, with the protein MNAILPGYQLLESIHTGFRTVIYRGLRESDHAPIIIKTLQSEYPTLEDITRLRHEYKIIQTLEIEGIVKAYSLESYQHGLALLLEDCGGVALKDWMNSQPIPILSFLSIGIQLVSTLTELHKNNIIHKDIKPHNIIITPLNSKVKIIDFSIASKLERENPSLSHPDLLEGTLAYMSPEQTGRMNRTVDYRTDFYSLGVTFYEMLTGEVPFDTLDALELVHCHIAKVPVPPHHLNPEIPEAVSSLVMKLLAKTAEDRYQSAEGLKFDLETCLLKLQTTGTISGFIAGSADKAGLLNIPQKLYGREAEVSTLLETFDRVSCGNTEMMLVSGYSGIGKTVLVNEVHKPIVRQRGYFIAGKFDQFKRNIPFASLIQAFQSLIQQLLTESEAQTHIWKEKLLSALASNGQVIIDVIPEVELITGKQPAVTELGATESQNRFSRVFKQFIGVFTTEEHPLVVFLDDLQWADSASLKLIELLITDADSKYLLLIGAYRDNEVFPTHPTVQTIEKIQAAGATVNNIVLEPLQLIHVEELIAETLNESVRSKPLSELLFNKTQGNPFFLTQLLKTLYQENLLIYELASSTWQWNLEQIQVIGITDYNVVELIARNILKLPVETQKVLKLAACIGNTFNLEVLSVVSEEFSLAAAAQLWPALQAGLILPLSNEYKIPLAFTQEESAGITLTDIKVDYKFLHDRVQQAAYSQIPDEQKKQTHLKIGQLLLQNTTPEERKENIFALVNQLNYGIDLLTSESEKYELAELNLIAGQKAKAATAHDSAVKYLNVGLGLLASDSWECQYALTFTLYLETAEAEYLIGNFEQLNQLSEVLLKCAKTLLEKVKVYELKIQFDIAQSQLQSAIDTSVSVLEMFGVHLEQEPPQNLIIDDLADLPAMTDAEKLASMRILKTSVTAAYLGNAAMLAPILFTMISLSIRYGNSPESAYAYVWYGCLLSGAMGEIESGYQFGKLAVPLLKKLDCNTLKSKIICILYALINHWKNHISENLEPLLEGTQSGLEVGDLEFASHDAANYCNFAFFKGEQLEKMEIEHEKYLALTIKCKQDYDINFIKVYGQLIKNLLGKAPDKLRLSGDVFNEEEMLPIIKEGNNGTLRLLYYVAQTILLYSFKDYKGTVASATLAAQNAHFGVGTIHNIFYNFYHSLALLALYPAAEAKEKEEYLSQVVANQEKMKTWAFHAPSNFQHKYDLVEAEKAQVLGLREEAIDYYERAIQAAKAQKYIQEEALANELAAEFHLFLGRDKIAKTYMTDAYYGYIRWGAKAKVEDLEERYPQLLASVLNQKMSEKTGETIMQTIQGTITATGSEISEFLDLATVMKASQAIAGEIVLSNLLDKLMKILIENAGAQTGSLILPKNGEFFIEATGTKDEVQVLPSLPLSTSQQLPVSVLNYVIRTQKDVVLNDASSEEIFKTDAYIIQHKIKSLLCTPIFYQGKVTAILYLENNLVAGAFTPKRVEILRMLSTQAAIAIENATLYHTLEVKVEERTEELQQKNSHLQIEIKERQRAEKTAEAANQAKSRFLANMSHELRTPLNGVLGYAQILKRDKNLTPQQTTGVNIIHQCGEHLLMLINDVLDLSKIEAGKMDINLTEFHFSQFLQSIVEICRIRAEQKGVSLNYEPITQLPIAILADEKRLRQIVINLLGNAVKFTEAGGVTFKVGYVNDSSFIAHDSSPSPLTKIRFQVEDTGIGIAPEKLSKIFLPFEQVGDTAHQTEGTGLGLAISRQLVEMMGGELKVESAAGKGSVFWFDIELTEVEGWAKYQKQAEKIIRGYAGAKRKILVVDDKWENRFVVVNLLAPLGFEVKEATDGEDCLNKAAAFHPDCIFTDLVMPVMDGFEAIRRIRKSPELKNVVIIGTSASVFEAEKEGSLEAGCDAFIPKPIRAEDLFECLSRLLNLEWIYELEVIAPDSSVPTIPESSQEKEVIAPPAEELSLFLEFAMSGDLQGIQKQAGELKNLSPQFAAFANHLIQLANDFEEEKILEFVQQSLEVQS; encoded by the coding sequence ATGAATGCTATTCTCCCCGGCTATCAACTACTCGAATCGATTCATACCGGCTTCCGAACCGTTATTTACCGAGGTTTGAGAGAATCGGATCACGCGCCCATTATTATCAAAACTTTACAATCTGAGTATCCGACGCTTGAAGATATTACTCGCTTGCGCCATGAATATAAAATTATTCAAACTTTAGAAATTGAAGGAATTGTCAAAGCTTACAGCCTTGAAAGCTATCAGCATGGTTTAGCGTTGCTGCTAGAAGATTGTGGCGGAGTTGCGCTCAAAGATTGGATGAATTCTCAACCCATACCCATTTTATCGTTTCTTTCGATTGGCATTCAATTAGTTTCGACGCTGACAGAACTTCATAAAAATAACATTATTCATAAAGATATTAAACCTCACAATATTATTATTACTCCCTTAAACAGCAAAGTTAAAATTATTGATTTTAGTATTGCTTCAAAATTGGAGCGAGAGAACCCAAGCCTCAGCCATCCGGACTTGCTAGAAGGCACGCTTGCTTATATGTCTCCTGAACAAACCGGCAGGATGAATCGCACGGTTGACTACCGCACAGATTTTTATTCCTTGGGCGTTACGTTTTATGAAATGCTGACGGGTGAAGTACCTTTTGACACACTTGATGCCCTGGAGTTAGTCCATTGTCATATTGCAAAGGTGCCGGTGCCTCCGCATCACCTAAATCCAGAAATTCCTGAAGCGGTTTCCAGCTTGGTTATGAAGTTATTAGCTAAAACCGCAGAAGATCGCTATCAAAGTGCAGAGGGATTAAAATTTGACCTGGAAACGTGTTTACTCAAACTGCAAACAACCGGCACGATTTCTGGTTTTATAGCCGGCAGCGCAGATAAAGCCGGTTTATTGAATATTCCACAAAAGCTTTACGGCAGAGAAGCAGAAGTTTCAACCCTTTTAGAAACCTTTGATCGCGTCAGTTGTGGCAATACCGAAATGATGCTGGTTTCCGGTTACTCCGGGATTGGCAAAACCGTTTTAGTCAATGAAGTTCACAAACCCATTGTCCGGCAACGCGGTTATTTTATTGCCGGCAAATTTGACCAATTTAAGCGAAATATCCCGTTTGCCTCCCTGATTCAAGCTTTTCAGTCATTAATTCAACAATTGCTGACTGAAAGTGAAGCACAAACTCACATTTGGAAAGAAAAACTTTTATCAGCTTTAGCCAGTAACGGGCAAGTCATCATTGATGTGATTCCCGAAGTGGAATTAATTACCGGCAAACAGCCTGCCGTAACCGAACTGGGGGCAACTGAATCGCAAAACCGTTTCAGCCGCGTCTTTAAACAATTTATTGGGGTATTTACAACCGAAGAACACCCCCTGGTTGTCTTTTTAGATGACTTGCAGTGGGCAGATTCAGCCTCGCTTAAATTAATCGAACTGCTGATCACGGATGCGGATAGCAAATATTTATTACTGATTGGCGCGTATCGAGATAACGAAGTGTTTCCCACGCATCCAACGGTGCAAACGATTGAAAAGATCCAAGCTGCCGGCGCAACGGTTAATAATATTGTACTTGAGCCGTTACAACTGATTCATGTTGAAGAATTAATTGCCGAGACTTTAAATGAATCTGTTCGCTCAAAACCGCTATCTGAGCTACTTTTTAATAAAACTCAGGGTAATCCCTTCTTCTTAACGCAACTACTGAAAACGCTTTACCAGGAAAACTTATTAATTTATGAGTTAGCTTCGAGTACGTGGCAGTGGAATCTTGAGCAAATTCAAGTTATTGGCATCACTGATTATAATGTTGTTGAACTCATTGCCCGAAATATTCTCAAACTGCCGGTAGAAACACAGAAAGTCTTAAAGCTGGCTGCTTGTATTGGCAACACCTTTAATTTAGAAGTTTTGAGTGTTGTCAGTGAGGAGTTTTCCTTAGCCGCTGCGGCTCAATTGTGGCCGGCACTTCAGGCTGGGTTGATTTTACCGTTGAGTAATGAGTACAAAATTCCCTTAGCATTTACTCAGGAAGAATCTGCCGGCATTACTTTAACCGATATCAAAGTTGACTACAAGTTTTTACATGACCGAGTGCAGCAAGCTGCGTATTCTCAAATTCCTGATGAGCAGAAAAAACAGACCCACTTAAAAATCGGTCAATTACTGCTGCAAAATACAACGCCAGAGGAACGAAAAGAAAATATTTTTGCTTTAGTGAATCAACTGAATTACGGCATAGATTTACTTACTTCTGAGTCAGAAAAATATGAGTTGGCTGAGCTAAATTTAATAGCGGGACAGAAAGCCAAAGCCGCAACCGCCCATGATTCTGCCGTCAAATATTTGAATGTCGGTTTAGGACTTCTCGCCTCAGATAGCTGGGAATGTCAATATGCTCTGACGTTTACCCTTTACTTAGAAACCGCAGAAGCCGAATACTTAATCGGTAACTTTGAGCAATTGAATCAGCTTTCTGAGGTTCTCCTAAAATGTGCAAAAACACTCCTCGAAAAAGTTAAGGTCTACGAGCTAAAAATTCAGTTTGATATCGCTCAAAGTCAGTTGCAATCAGCGATAGATACCAGCGTTAGCGTTCTGGAAATGTTTGGGGTTCACCTAGAGCAAGAACCGCCTCAAAATTTGATTATTGATGATTTAGCTGATCTGCCGGCAATGACAGATGCCGAAAAACTCGCGTCCATGCGAATATTAAAGACGAGCGTGACAGCGGCTTATCTCGGCAATGCGGCGATGCTGGCACCGATTCTTTTTACGATGATCTCTTTGTCTATCCGCTACGGAAATTCACCCGAATCCGCTTACGCCTATGTTTGGTATGGCTGTCTCTTATCTGGGGCAATGGGAGAGATAGAGTCGGGCTATCAATTTGGTAAACTAGCCGTTCCTTTGTTGAAAAAACTTGACTGCAACACCCTAAAATCTAAGATTATTTGTATATTGTATGCCCTGATTAATCACTGGAAAAATCATATTAGTGAAAATCTAGAACCGTTGCTCGAAGGGACTCAAAGCGGTTTAGAAGTTGGAGATTTAGAATTTGCTAGCCATGATGCTGCGAATTATTGCAATTTCGCATTTTTTAAAGGTGAACAACTGGAAAAAATGGAAATTGAACATGAAAAATACCTTGCTTTAACCATCAAATGCAAGCAAGATTATGATATTAATTTTATCAAAGTCTATGGTCAACTGATTAAAAATCTTCTTGGCAAAGCCCCAGATAAATTGCGTTTATCCGGCGATGTTTTTAATGAAGAAGAAATGCTTCCCATCATTAAAGAAGGTAACAATGGAACTTTACGATTGCTATATTATGTTGCTCAAACCATTCTTCTTTATTCATTTAAAGATTACAAAGGAACAGTAGCCAGCGCAACTTTAGCAGCCCAAAATGCCCATTTCGGTGTGGGAACCATTCATAATATCTTTTACAACTTCTACCACTCTCTTGCTCTCCTCGCACTGTATCCAGCAGCCGAAGCAAAGGAAAAAGAAGAATACCTTAGTCAAGTGGTAGCCAATCAGGAAAAAATGAAGACATGGGCATTTCATGCGCCGTCAAATTTCCAGCATAAGTATGACTTGGTAGAAGCGGAGAAAGCGCAGGTTTTGGGACTGCGGGAAGAAGCAATCGATTATTACGAACGGGCAATTCAAGCCGCCAAAGCGCAGAAATATATCCAAGAAGAAGCGTTAGCCAATGAACTGGCGGCAGAGTTTCATCTATTCCTTGGCAGAGACAAGATCGCTAAAACTTACATGACTGATGCTTATTATGGTTATATCCGTTGGGGTGCTAAAGCAAAAGTTGAAGATTTAGAAGAACGATATCCCCAATTACTCGCCTCAGTCCTTAACCAGAAAATGAGTGAAAAGACCGGCGAGACAATTATGCAAACAATTCAGGGAACCATCACTGCCACCGGCTCAGAAATTTCAGAATTTCTCGACTTGGCAACGGTGATGAAGGCATCGCAAGCAATTGCAGGGGAAATTGTACTGTCTAACTTGCTCGACAAGTTAATGAAGATTTTGATAGAGAATGCCGGCGCACAAACCGGCTCCCTTATCTTGCCAAAGAACGGGGAATTCTTCATAGAAGCAACCGGGACTAAAGATGAAGTGCAAGTGCTGCCATCTCTTCCCCTGTCAACCAGTCAGCAGCTACCTGTCTCGGTGCTGAATTATGTCATCAGAACTCAGAAAGATGTTGTTTTAAATGATGCAAGCAGTGAGGAAATCTTTAAGACTGACGCCTACATCATCCAACACAAAATTAAATCGTTACTGTGTACGCCTATTTTCTATCAAGGCAAAGTTACTGCGATTCTTTACCTAGAAAATAATCTAGTTGCCGGTGCTTTTACGCCGAAACGCGTAGAAATATTGCGGATGCTATCGACGCAAGCCGCAATAGCCATAGAAAATGCCACACTTTATCACACCCTAGAAGTCAAAGTAGAAGAGCGAACTGAGGAATTACAACAAAAGAATTCGCACCTACAGATAGAAATAAAAGAGCGCCAACGAGCCGAGAAAACAGCAGAAGCCGCGAACCAAGCCAAGAGCCGATTTCTCGCCAATATGAGCCATGAATTACGAACTCCCCTCAATGGTGTTTTAGGTTACGCTCAAATCCTCAAGCGTGACAAAAACTTAACGCCCCAGCAAACGACTGGAGTTAACATTATTCATCAATGCGGGGAACATCTTTTAATGTTAATTAATGATGTTTTAGATCTTTCAAAGATTGAAGCTGGAAAAATGGATATCAACCTGACAGAATTTCATTTTTCACAGTTTCTCCAAAGCATCGTTGAAATTTGTCGCATTCGGGCCGAACAAAAGGGAGTTTCCCTAAACTACGAACCCATAACTCAGCTTCCTATAGCAATTCTTGCTGATGAAAAAAGGTTGCGGCAAATTGTGATAAATTTACTGGGAAATGCTGTTAAGTTTACGGAAGCAGGCGGCGTTACCTTCAAAGTTGGATACGTTAATGATTCCTCGTTTATTGCTCATGATTCATCCCCATCACCCTTAACTAAAATTCGCTTCCAAGTGGAAGACACCGGCATCGGGATTGCACCGGAAAAATTATCTAAAATATTTTTGCCCTTCGAGCAGGTAGGCGATACCGCTCATCAAACCGAAGGAACCGGCTTAGGATTAGCAATTAGCCGGCAATTAGTTGAAATGATGGGGGGTGAATTAAAAGTTGAAAGTGCTGCCGGTAAAGGCAGTGTTTTCTGGTTTGATATAGAATTAACCGAAGTTGAAGGATGGGCTAAATACCAAAAACAAGCTGAAAAAATTATTCGAGGATATGCCGGCGCTAAGCGTAAAATATTAGTAGTAGATGATAAATGGGAAAATCGTTTTGTTGTCGTTAACTTGTTAGCGCCTCTGGGATTTGAAGTCAAAGAAGCGACTGACGGGGAAGATTGTTTGAACAAAGCGGCTGCTTTTCATCCCGATTGCATTTTCACCGATTTGGTTATGCCGGTTATGGATGGCTTTGAAGCCATAAGGAGGATTCGCAAATCACCCGAACTTAAAAATGTGGTCATTATCGGCACTTCTGCCAGTGTTTTTGAGGCAGAAAAGGAGGGAAGTTTAGAAGCGGGATGTGATGCTTTTATCCCGAAGCCGATTCGTGCCGAAGACCTTTTTGAATGCTTAAGCCGCCTGCTTAATTTAGAATGGATTTATGAGTTAGAAGTGATCGCTCCTGATTCTTCCGTCCCAACGATTCCTGAAAGCAGCCAAGAGAAAGAAGTCATTGCGCCTCCTGCTGAAGAACTTTCGCTCTTTTTAGAGTTTGCCATGAGTGGCGATTTACAGGGAATTCAAAAGCAAGCCGGAGAACTCAAGAATTTATCGCCTCAATTCGCTGCTTTTGCTAATCATCTAATTCAGTTGGCTAACGATTTTGAAGAGGAAAAAATTCTAGAGTTCGTACAGCAATCCTTGGAGGTCCAATCATGA
- a CDS encoding 4-hydroxy-3-methylbut-2-enyl diphosphate reductase has translation MDTKAFKRTLQQSENYHRKGFGHEQEVAGVMKSAYQSNLIQQIRENNYKLQRGNVTILLAEAFGFCWGVERAVAIAYETRQHFPTENLWITNEIIHNPSVNQHLQDMQVKFIPIESGEKNFSVVETGDVVILPAFGATVGEMQILNDKGCKIVDTTCPWVSKVWNSVEKHKKGDYTSIIHGKYNHEETQATSSFAGKYLVVLNLREAEYVANYILEGGDRDEFIAKFSNACSAGFDPDKDLEQVGIANQTTMLKGETEQIGKLFERTMMKKYGPTALNQHFLAFNTICDATQERQDAMFKLVDDKLDLMVVIGGYNSSNTTHLQEIAIDRGIPSYHIDCAERIGAGNQIEHKPLHRQLEVKEDWLPAGEIVVGITSGASTPDKVVEDVIEKIFALKSAAAV, from the coding sequence ATGGATACAAAAGCTTTCAAACGGACGCTCCAACAGTCAGAAAATTATCATCGCAAAGGATTTGGCCACGAACAGGAAGTTGCCGGCGTCATGAAATCCGCCTATCAAAGCAACCTGATCCAGCAAATCCGGGAGAATAATTACAAATTACAGCGCGGCAACGTCACAATTCTGCTAGCTGAAGCCTTTGGCTTTTGCTGGGGAGTTGAACGTGCAGTCGCCATCGCCTACGAAACCCGACAGCATTTCCCCACGGAAAACCTTTGGATTACCAACGAAATCATCCACAATCCCTCGGTGAATCAACACCTACAGGATATGCAAGTCAAATTCATCCCCATTGAATCTGGAGAAAAAAACTTTTCTGTCGTAGAAACCGGCGATGTGGTGATTCTCCCTGCCTTTGGTGCCACAGTTGGGGAAATGCAGATCCTCAACGATAAAGGCTGCAAAATTGTCGATACCACTTGTCCTTGGGTGTCTAAGGTGTGGAATAGCGTTGAAAAGCACAAAAAAGGCGATTACACCTCAATTATTCACGGCAAGTACAACCACGAGGAGACACAGGCAACCAGTTCATTTGCCGGCAAATATCTGGTGGTGTTGAACTTGCGCGAAGCCGAGTATGTCGCAAACTACATCCTCGAAGGTGGGGATCGTGACGAATTCATCGCTAAATTTAGCAACGCTTGTTCAGCCGGCTTCGATCCCGACAAAGATTTAGAACAAGTAGGGATCGCCAACCAAACCACCATGCTCAAAGGCGAAACTGAGCAGATTGGTAAGCTGTTTGAGCGCACGATGATGAAAAAGTATGGCCCAACTGCGCTCAATCAGCATTTCCTGGCATTCAACACCATTTGCGATGCCACCCAAGAACGGCAAGATGCCATGTTCAAGTTAGTCGATGATAAGCTGGACTTAATGGTTGTGATTGGCGGATATAACTCTTCTAATACCACCCATCTGCAAGAAATTGCCATTGATCGGGGAATTCCGTCTTATCACATCGACTGTGCAGAACGAATCGGTGCCGGCAATCAAATTGAACACAAACCCCTGCACCGGCAACTAGAAGTCAAAGAAGATTGGCTGCCGGCGGGTGAAATTGTTGTGGGGATCACCTCTGGCGCGTCCACACCGGATAAAGTTGTCGAAGATGTGATTGAGAAAATTTTTGCCCTGAAATCTGCTGCCGCAGTTTAA
- the glgX gene encoding glycogen debranching protein GlgX, with protein sequence MHLEVWPGKVYPLGSYWNGKGTNFALFSENATGVELCLFDKDGKEQRLTLTEVDNWVWHCYIPGVAPGQAYGYRVHGPYDPEQGHRFNPNKLLIDPYAKAIDGDVGNGPELFGYSWEDPDEDLSFSEGDSAHLVPKSVVIDETFDWEGDELLQIPFHESIIYEVHVKGFTQLHPDIPEELRGTYAGLAHPASISHLQSLGITAVELMPVHHFLAYPGHLADKGLKNYWGYDSINYFAPYFAYSSDKTPGNQVREFKEMVKALHKAGMEVILDVVYNHTGEGNQNGPTLSFRGIDNACYYQLSPEDRRYYMDFTGCGNTLNVGHPQILKLIMDSLRYWVTDMHVDGFRFDLASALARELFEVDSLASFFNIIHQDPTLADVKLIAEPWDVGEGGYQVGNFPLLWCEWNGKYRDTVRDFWRGEDQTLGEFAYRLTGSSDLYQTNGRSPYASINFITAHDGFTLSDLVSYNEKHNEANGEGNCDGESHNRSWNFGAEGDTDDPHILQLREQQKRNFLVTLMLSQGIPMIVYGDEMERTQKGNNNGYCQDNEISWVNWDFQEDKADLLDFTRQLIFFRRKHPVFRRRKWFQGRPIHGKTISDLGWYNPDGTEMTDEEWNVGYAKAVGMFLNGEEIPRVGPQGQRVMDESFLILFNAHWELIEFQLPTDFNDREWDVVIDTKEPHFIEPGSIVYTADKAVPVTGRSLVVLRRLS encoded by the coding sequence ATGCATCTAGAAGTGTGGCCAGGTAAAGTCTATCCTTTAGGCTCGTACTGGAATGGCAAAGGTACAAATTTTGCTTTGTTTTCAGAAAACGCAACGGGTGTGGAACTTTGTCTGTTTGACAAAGACGGTAAGGAGCAACGCCTCACCCTAACTGAGGTCGATAACTGGGTTTGGCACTGCTATATCCCAGGAGTAGCACCGGGACAAGCCTATGGATACCGAGTGCATGGACCCTACGATCCAGAGCAAGGCCATCGCTTTAATCCGAATAAACTTCTGATTGACCCCTATGCCAAGGCAATCGATGGGGATGTCGGCAATGGCCCAGAACTCTTTGGCTACTCTTGGGAAGATCCAGACGAAGACCTGTCTTTCAGCGAGGGCGATAGCGCCCACTTGGTGCCAAAGTCGGTTGTGATCGATGAGACGTTTGATTGGGAAGGCGACGAACTGCTGCAAATCCCATTCCACGAATCAATTATTTACGAAGTCCATGTCAAGGGCTTCACTCAACTGCACCCGGATATACCTGAAGAGTTGCGCGGCACTTATGCAGGTCTCGCCCATCCTGCTTCGATCTCTCATTTGCAGTCCCTTGGCATTACCGCCGTCGAATTGATGCCGGTGCATCACTTTTTAGCCTATCCCGGACATCTTGCAGACAAAGGACTGAAGAATTACTGGGGCTACGACTCCATCAATTACTTCGCCCCTTACTTTGCCTACAGTTCCGATAAAACGCCCGGTAACCAAGTCCGGGAATTCAAGGAAATGGTGAAGGCCCTGCATAAGGCGGGAATGGAGGTCATCTTAGATGTCGTCTACAACCACACCGGCGAAGGCAATCAAAACGGCCCGACCCTGTCATTTCGCGGCATCGATAATGCCTGTTATTACCAGCTGTCCCCAGAAGATCGCCGGTATTACATGGACTTCACCGGCTGCGGCAACACCCTGAACGTCGGGCATCCGCAAATCCTGAAATTAATCATGGATAGCCTGCGCTACTGGGTTACAGATATGCACGTCGATGGGTTCCGCTTCGACCTCGCTTCCGCCCTAGCGCGAGAACTCTTTGAGGTGGATAGTCTGGCTTCTTTCTTTAACATCATCCACCAAGATCCCACACTCGCCGATGTCAAGCTCATTGCTGAACCTTGGGACGTGGGAGAAGGCGGCTATCAAGTCGGCAACTTCCCGCTACTGTGGTGCGAGTGGAATGGCAAGTATCGGGACACAGTGCGCGACTTCTGGCGCGGGGAAGATCAAACCCTAGGGGAATTTGCCTACCGCCTCACCGGCAGCTCTGATTTGTATCAGACAAATGGCCGCAGTCCTTATGCCAGTATCAACTTTATCACTGCCCACGATGGCTTCACGCTCTCCGATTTGGTCAGCTACAACGAAAAGCACAATGAAGCAAATGGAGAGGGCAACTGTGATGGTGAAAGTCACAACCGTTCTTGGAATTTCGGCGCAGAAGGCGATACCGATGATCCCCACATCCTACAGTTACGGGAGCAACAAAAGCGGAATTTCTTAGTAACGCTGATGCTTTCCCAAGGCATTCCCATGATCGTTTATGGGGACGAAATGGAGCGAACCCAAAAGGGTAATAATAATGGCTACTGCCAGGATAATGAAATTTCTTGGGTGAACTGGGACTTTCAAGAAGACAAAGCCGATCTGTTAGATTTCACCCGCCAGCTCATTTTCTTCCGCCGCAAGCATCCAGTTTTTCGCCGGCGCAAGTGGTTCCAAGGCCGGCCAATCCACGGCAAAACTATCAGCGATCTTGGCTGGTACAACCCCGATGGCACCGAGATGACTGACGAGGAGTGGAATGTTGGTTATGCTAAGGCAGTTGGGATGTTCTTAAATGGAGAAGAAATTCCCAGAGTCGGACCCCAAGGTCAGCGCGTCATGGATGAGAGCTTTCTAATATTGTTTAACGCCCACTGGGAATTGATTGAGTTTCAGTTACCAACTGACTTCAATGACCGGGAGTGGGACGTTGTGATTGATACCAAGGAGCCTCATTTTATTGAACCGGGAAGTATTGTTTACACGGCTGATAAGGCTGTGCCAGTTACAGGACGGTCGCTGGTCGTGTTGCGCCGGCTCTCCTAG